Proteins from one Lachnospiraceae bacterium KGMB03038 genomic window:
- a CDS encoding XRE family transcriptional regulator, which produces MNESTFITALKEKRQSYGVSQTRLAIMAGISREHLNRIEAGKVTLTDDMQDKLMEAVEKFNPDAPMFLLFDYVRIRFPTLDIQHVIKDILKLNVDYMLHEDYGHYKYTEHYYLGDVFVYTSQDEEKGTLLELKGKGCRQFESYLLAQGRSWYDFLIDALIEGGVMKRLDLAINDRAGILDIPDLTAKCNREECVSLFRSFKSYASGELVKHNEQDKAGMGHTLYIGSLKSEVYFCCYEKNYEQYAKLGIPIEEAPIKNRFEIRLKDERAYYAVRELLTHYDAEQTAFSIINHYIRFVDREPEKRKTDWKLNDRWAWFIGKDRPPVKLTTDPEPYTLERTLGWISRQVAPTLKMLKKIDAGNSTSYLKEIEDNAKLTEKHLQIIKQQTANTEELITE; this is translated from the coding sequence CTGAATGAAAGCACCTTTATAACCGCCTTGAAAGAGAAACGTCAATCTTATGGCGTGTCCCAGACAAGGCTTGCAATCATGGCTGGTATCAGCCGTGAACATTTGAACCGTATCGAAGCGGGAAAGGTAACGCTCACGGACGATATGCAGGACAAGCTCATGGAAGCGGTCGAGAAATTCAATCCCGACGCTCCCATGTTCCTGCTGTTCGACTATGTGCGTATCCGTTTCCCCACGCTGGATATACAGCACGTTATCAAAGATATATTGAAGCTCAATGTTGACTATATGCTCCATGAGGACTACGGACACTACAAATATACAGAGCATTACTATCTGGGTGATGTGTTCGTCTACACCTCGCAGGACGAGGAAAAAGGCACGCTTCTGGAACTGAAAGGAAAAGGCTGTCGCCAGTTTGAAAGCTATCTGCTGGCACAGGGGCGTAGCTGGTATGACTTCCTCATAGACGCACTCATTGAGGGCGGTGTGATGAAACGCCTTGACCTTGCGATTAACGACAGGGCGGGCATACTGGATATTCCAGATCTGACCGCCAAATGCAACCGTGAGGAATGTGTTTCCCTGTTCCGCTCTTTCAAGTCCTATGCTTCTGGCGAGCTGGTGAAGCACAACGAGCAGGACAAGGCGGGCATGGGACACACGCTGTATATCGGCTCTCTGAAAAGCGAGGTGTACTTCTGCTGTTATGAGAAAAACTACGAACAGTACGCAAAGCTGGGAATACCGATTGAGGAAGCACCGATAAAGAACCGCTTCGAGATACGATTGAAAGATGAAAGAGCCTATTATGCCGTTCGTGAACTGCTGACCCATTATGACGCAGAACAGACGGCATTTTCTATCATCAATCACTATATCCGCTTCGTGGACAGAGAACCGGAGAAGCGAAAGACAGACTGGAAGCTCAATGACCGCTGGGCGTGGTTTATCGGAAAAGACCGACCGCCTGTCAAGCTGACGACAGACCCAGAGCCTTACACATTGGAAAGGACGCTGGGCTGGATAAGCCGACAGGTCGCCCCTACGCTGAAAATGCTGAAAAAGATAGACGCTGGCAACAGCACAAGCTATCTGAAAGAGATTGAGGACAACGCAAAGCTGACGGAAAAGCACTTGCAGATAATCAAACAGCAGACAGCGAACACAGAGGAGCTTATTACAGAATAA
- a CDS encoding DUF961 domain-containing protein — protein sequence MRLANGIVLDKEKTFGVLKFSALRHEVRVENEDGTTSEEIKRRTYDLKCSQQERTIQVSIPAEIPVKDYPYNAEVELINPVADTVANANYRGADVEWYIKADDIVLKNKGGQPAGNPQNHAPQGQAKK from the coding sequence ATGAGATTAGCGAATGGAATTGTGTTAGATAAGGAAAAGACGTTTGGAGTGCTGAAATTCTCTGCACTTAGACATGAAGTGCGAGTGGAGAATGAGGACGGGACGACCAGCGAGGAAATCAAGCGTAGAACCTATGATTTGAAGTGCAGTCAGCAGGAACGCACGATACAGGTATCTATCCCAGCGGAAATCCCTGTCAAGGACTACCCGTACAATGCCGAGGTGGAGCTTATCAATCCTGTTGCCGATACGGTGGCAAACGCCAACTACCGAGGGGCAGACGTGGAATGGTACATCAAGGCAGACGACATTGTACTGAAAAATAAAGGCGGTCAGCCCGCAGGCAATCCACAGAACCATGCTCCGCAGGGACAGGCGAAGAAATAA
- a CDS encoding DUF3789 domain-containing protein: protein MAELVKDLVLVSLGMGIGVVLMCIAQVSKMADEEMEEIKKERIDKE from the coding sequence ATGGCAGAACTTGTCAAGGACTTGGTGCTGGTATCGCTGGGAATGGGTATCGGTGTCGTCCTTATGTGTATCGCACAGGTCAGTAAAATGGCTGATGAGGAAATGGAAGAAATCAAGAAAGAAAGGATTGATAAAGAATGA
- a CDS encoding IS256 family transposase has product MARKKDTPQKAALREMMGNYMKENNVKVKDGTDVNSIMRDMMSIILEGVLDQEMDEDLGYSKYDYRNKETDNSRNGHSQKTMHTSYGDMEIDIPRDRKGEFEPQIVKKYQNTVTQDMEEKIISMYAKGMTTNDIESHMRELYDIEISDSTISRITDKILPIVKEWQERPLEEIYAVVFMDAIHYHVRNEGRIVKRAVYIAIGIDMEGHKDVLGMYVGQNESAKFWLSILNGLRNRGVEDILIACVDGLTGFPQAIEAVFPQTEIQQCIIHQIRNTTKFVSYKELKPLMADLKRVYAAPTEEIALAELDSFDDKWSGKYPKIAKSWKDNWVNLSTYFKYPEAVRCLIYTTNAIEGFNRQLRKVTKSKTVFPSDESLLKMLYLAMMDITKKWTGHRQDWGQIHSQLEIFFEERLSGL; this is encoded by the coding sequence ATGGCAAGGAAAAAGGATACCCCACAAAAAGCAGCCCTTCGAGAAATGATGGGCAACTACATGAAAGAAAACAATGTTAAAGTCAAAGATGGGACAGATGTTAACTCTATCATGCGGGACATGATGTCCATCATTCTGGAAGGTGTTCTGGACCAGGAGATGGACGAGGACTTAGGTTATTCTAAGTATGATTATCGTAACAAGGAAACGGATAATTCCAGAAATGGACATTCTCAGAAAACAATGCATACCAGCTATGGAGACATGGAAATCGACATCCCCAGGGACAGGAAAGGCGAGTTTGAACCGCAGATTGTCAAGAAATACCAGAATACTGTCACTCAGGACATGGAGGAAAAGATCATCTCTATGTATGCCAAAGGAATGACCACGAATGATATTGAAAGCCATATGCGTGAACTATACGACATCGAAATCTCTGACAGCACCATCAGCCGAATCACTGATAAGATCCTTCCCATTGTGAAAGAATGGCAGGAAAGGCCATTGGAAGAGATTTATGCCGTGGTTTTCATGGACGCCATCCATTACCATGTGCGCAATGAAGGCCGGATTGTAAAACGTGCGGTTTATATCGCCATTGGGATTGACATGGAAGGACATAAAGACGTGCTTGGCATGTATGTGGGCCAAAACGAAAGCGCGAAATTCTGGCTTTCCATTTTGAACGGGCTAAGGAACCGCGGGGTAGAAGATATCCTGATTGCATGTGTGGATGGGCTGACAGGATTTCCTCAGGCAATTGAGGCGGTATTTCCCCAGACAGAAATCCAGCAATGCATCATTCATCAGATTCGGAATACAACGAAGTTCGTTTCCTATAAGGAACTCAAGCCCCTGATGGCTGATCTGAAACGTGTATATGCGGCTCCAACAGAAGAAATCGCATTAGCAGAGCTGGACAGCTTTGATGACAAATGGAGCGGAAAATACCCGAAAATAGCGAAATCCTGGAAAGATAACTGGGTGAATCTTTCGACTTATTTTAAGTACCCGGAAGCGGTCCGCTGTCTGATCTATACTACCAATGCAATTGAGGGATTTAATCGCCAGCTCCGGAAAGTCACAAAATCCAAGACAGTGTTTCCTTCCGATGAGAGCCTTTTAAAAATGCTGTATTTGGCCATGATGGATATCACGAAAAAATGGACAGGCCACCGACAGGATTGGGGACAGATCCATTCGCAGCTGGAGATATTTTTTGAAGAACGATTATCTGGATTATAA
- a CDS encoding ATP-binding protein, with protein MNILKYKGHRIRASDKYLVYRFCGGTLLLLFVAVLLLLNLGQLMRTDWEHFSLLDNGVTLSIYNFITVGIATGVCALVAFLYYHFRYDSFKKLLHRQKLSRMILDNKWYEAQTVQDSGFFTDLQSRSREKIIWFPKIYYQMETGLLHIRCEISLGKYQDKLLRLEDKLESGLYCELTDKTLHDGYIEYTLLYDMIANRITIDEVKAENGGLRLMKNLTWEYDALPHALICGGTGGGKTYFLLTIIEALLQTNAQLYILDPKNADLADLGTVMDNVYHTKEDMIECVNAFYEGMVQRSEEMKHHPDYKTGENYAYLGLPPCFLIFDEYVAFLEMLGTKESMSLLSQLKKIVMLGRQAGYFLIVACQRPDAKYFSDGIRDNFNFRVGLGRISELGYGMLFGSDVKKQFFQKRIKGRGYCDVGTSVISEFYTPLVPKGHDFLQTIGSLVLTRQDGTATCEAKGDGTD; from the coding sequence ATGAACATTTTGAAATATAAAGGACATCGTATCAGAGCCAGCGACAAGTACCTTGTGTACCGTTTCTGTGGGGGTACGCTCCTGCTCCTGTTCGTGGCGGTTCTTCTGCTACTGAACTTGGGACAGCTTATGCGTACCGATTGGGAGCATTTCAGCCTGCTTGATAATGGCGTGACGCTTTCTATATACAACTTCATAACCGTAGGGATAGCGACTGGTGTTTGTGCATTGGTCGCTTTCCTTTATTACCACTTTCGCTATGACAGCTTCAAGAAGCTATTACACCGTCAAAAGCTCTCTCGCATGATACTGGATAACAAGTGGTATGAAGCCCAGACCGTACAGGACAGCGGTTTTTTCACTGACCTGCAGAGCAGATCAAGGGAAAAAATCATCTGGTTTCCTAAAATCTATTATCAAATGGAAACGGGCTTGCTCCATATCCGCTGTGAAATCTCTTTGGGAAAGTATCAAGATAAACTCCTTAGATTGGAAGATAAGCTGGAAAGCGGGCTTTACTGTGAGCTGACCGACAAGACGCTCCATGACGGCTATATCGAATACACCCTGCTCTATGACATGATAGCGAACCGTATCACGATTGACGAAGTAAAGGCTGAAAACGGGGGTTTGCGTCTGATGAAGAACCTCACATGGGAATACGACGCACTCCCTCACGCTCTTATCTGTGGTGGGACTGGCGGTGGAAAGACCTATTTCCTGCTGACAATCATTGAAGCCCTCTTGCAGACCAACGCCCAGCTTTACATCTTAGACCCAAAGAACGCCGACCTTGCGGACTTGGGTACGGTCATGGATAACGTGTACCATACCAAAGAAGATATGATAGAGTGCGTCAATGCGTTCTATGAGGGCATGGTACAGCGAAGCGAGGAAATGAAGCACCACCCAGACTATAAGACGGGCGAGAATTATGCCTATCTGGGCTTACCGCCCTGCTTCCTTATCTTTGACGAGTATGTGGCGTTCTTGGAAATGCTGGGGACAAAGGAAAGCATGAGCCTACTTAGCCAGCTAAAGAAAATCGTCATGCTTGGCAGACAGGCGGGCTATTTCCTCATTGTCGCCTGCCAGCGTCCCGACGCAAAGTATTTTTCAGACGGTATCAGAGATAACTTCAACTTTCGTGTGGGCTTGGGACGTATCAGTGAGCTGGGCTACGGTATGCTTTTCGGAAGCGACGTAAAGAAGCAGTTCTTCCAGAAGCGTATCAAAGGGCGTGGCTATTGTGACGTGGGTACGAGCGTCATATCAGAGTTTTACACTCCCCTTGTACCAAAGGGGCATGATTTTTTACAGACTATCGGCTCACTCGTCCTCACAAGGCAGGACGGGACGGCGACGTGCGAAGCGAAAGGCGACGGAACGGACTAG
- a CDS encoding SrtB-anchored collagen-binding adhesin, which yields MKKILKRLATGFLAFATIVTALPTTAVHASEKQYWTESAERVGIVEKVMNDGSIGSTFNEGHMTVEGEDAFCVDINTNFRNGYKTRADASTRMSYDQISDVALSIEYVNQYVQSHSGLSSQHIYLLKQCVVWQRLSVHLGWQCDNVRASYDEISKAVQDEVYAGAKAFASENKGRYECGGYIYSGEGQDIGQFWAKLAVGNATLKKTSSNASITDGNGLYSIAGATYGVYSDKDCTKQLATLTTDNSGNTDTVEVKAGTVYIKELSAPAGYKVDNTVYSLNVEAGKTATLNVSDTPKVTDTLIELFKIDMETQKDAPQGDASLEGAEFTWKFYAGHYTADNLPSEPTKTWVTKTIAEKDSDGTIHYVSRLSDEYKVSGDSFYTQGGKNVLPLGTLTVEETKAPNGYLLDGAYMQTDGSEEQIKGMYLTQITEDGDIAVLSGSNQYHVSDKVIRGGVKIQKRDLETSDTKGQGSATLKDAEFEIISLNDNAVLVEGKLYSKNEVVKTILTDIEGVASTSADLLPYGKYRIEESKAPEGYLTDGAEPIEFEITEDGKIVDLTGTDTSIYNQVKRGDLEGVKIGAGTHQRLAGVPFRITSKTTGESHIIVTDDNGQFSTSSDWASHKNNTNAGKTSEDGIWFGTSEPDDSKGALIYDTYIIEELRCESNKGFELIPPFEIVVSRNNVTVDLGTLTDEYEKEISIHTTATGKDGEKSIVAGKKVTIVDTVTLDGLEKGTKYQLKGWQMLKEENAELLIDGQRVENSYTFTADDEEMKVEISYTFNASDLGGKNLVTFEELYDLSNEDEPVKVAEHKDIDDEGQTVLITERIISIHTTATSEDGKKEIEAGKDVTIIDTVTLDGLEIGTKYQLKGWQMIKDENAELIINGERVENDYTFTADSESMEVQIAFTFDASELGGKELVTFEELYDLSNPDEPTKVTEHKDIEDDGQTVTITEVPETPEEPTEPEQPTTPDTPNKTTDAPKTGDNTNIALFLGLLVLSGAGVAGTYFFKRRRS from the coding sequence ATGAAAAAGATATTGAAGCGATTAGCCACAGGCTTCCTTGCCTTTGCGACTATCGTTACCGCTTTGCCGACAACGGCAGTCCACGCTTCCGAGAAGCAATATTGGACAGAAAGTGCAGAGCGTGTCGGTATCGTTGAAAAAGTAATGAATGACGGTTCTATCGGTTCGACATTCAATGAGGGACACATGACCGTTGAGGGCGAGGACGCTTTCTGCGTGGATATTAACACCAACTTCCGCAACGGTTATAAGACCAGAGCCGACGCAAGCACACGCATGAGCTACGACCAGATTTCAGATGTTGCCCTCTCAATCGAGTATGTTAATCAGTATGTGCAGAGCCACAGCGGATTGAGCAGTCAGCATATCTATCTTTTGAAACAGTGCGTCGTATGGCAGAGATTGAGCGTTCATCTTGGCTGGCAATGCGATAACGTCAGAGCTTCCTATGATGAAATCTCAAAAGCCGTACAGGACGAAGTTTACGCTGGGGCGAAAGCCTTTGCCAGCGAGAACAAGGGACGCTATGAATGTGGCGGTTATATCTACTCTGGCGAGGGACAGGACATTGGACAGTTCTGGGCGAAACTTGCCGTAGGAAATGCCACCCTTAAAAAGACTTCCAGTAATGCCAGCATTACCGACGGAAACGGGCTTTACTCTATCGCTGGTGCGACATATGGTGTCTATTCTGATAAGGACTGTACGAAACAGCTTGCCACCCTTACGACTGATAACAGCGGAAATACTGATACCGTGGAAGTAAAGGCTGGAACAGTCTACATCAAAGAGCTTTCTGCTCCTGCTGGTTATAAGGTGGACAACACTGTCTATTCCTTAAATGTGGAAGCTGGCAAGACAGCGACACTCAATGTATCAGATACGCCAAAGGTCACAGACACCCTTATCGAGCTTTTCAAGATTGACATGGAAACACAGAAAGACGCTCCACAGGGCGACGCTTCCTTAGAGGGTGCGGAGTTCACATGGAAATTCTATGCGGGACACTATACCGCTGACAATCTCCCTAGTGAGCCTACAAAAACATGGGTGACAAAGACAATCGCTGAAAAGGACAGCGACGGCACTATCCATTATGTTTCCCGCCTTTCTGATGAATACAAGGTATCTGGGGACAGCTTCTATACACAGGGCGGAAAGAACGTGCTTCCTTTAGGAACGCTGACCGTTGAGGAAACGAAAGCACCTAACGGCTATCTTCTTGACGGTGCATATATGCAGACTGACGGAAGCGAGGAACAGATTAAAGGAATGTACCTTACACAGATTACCGAGGACGGCGACATTGCCGTACTGTCTGGAAGCAATCAGTACCATGTATCAGACAAGGTTATCCGTGGCGGTGTAAAAATCCAGAAAAGAGATTTAGAAACCAGCGATACCAAAGGTCAAGGAAGTGCGACTTTGAAAGACGCTGAATTTGAAATCATTTCTCTGAATGACAACGCTGTACTTGTCGAGGGGAAACTTTACAGCAAGAATGAAGTGGTAAAGACAATCCTTACCGACATTGAGGGCGTGGCTTCTACTTCTGCCGACCTGTTACCTTACGGAAAATACCGTATCGAGGAAAGCAAAGCTCCAGAGGGCTATCTGACGGACGGTGCAGAACCGATTGAATTTGAAATCACAGAGGACGGAAAAATCGTTGACCTTACAGGGACAGACACATCAATCTACAATCAAGTGAAGCGTGGCGACCTAGAGGGTGTCAAGATTGGTGCTGGCACACACCAACGTCTTGCGGGAGTTCCGTTTAGGATCACAAGCAAGACCACAGGTGAGAGCCACATTATCGTAACTGATGATAACGGGCAGTTCTCCACTTCTTCCGACTGGGCTTCCCATAAGAACAACACCAACGCAGGAAAGACCAGCGAGGACGGTATCTGGTTTGGAACAAGCGAGCCAGACGACAGCAAAGGTGCTTTGATTTACGATACCTATATCATTGAGGAATTACGCTGTGAGAGCAACAAGGGCTTTGAGCTTATCCCACCTTTTGAAATCGTGGTGTCCAGAAACAATGTGACCGTTGACTTAGGGACGCTTACTGATGAATACGAGAAAGAAATCTCTATCCATACCACAGCCACAGGCAAGGACGGCGAGAAATCTATCGTGGCAGGTAAAAAGGTAACAATCGTTGACACGGTTACGCTTGATGGGCTGGAAAAAGGCACAAAGTATCAGTTGAAAGGCTGGCAGATGTTGAAAGAGGAAAATGCCGAGCTTCTTATTGACGGTCAGCGTGTAGAGAACAGCTACACCTTTACTGCTGATGATGAAGAAATGAAAGTGGAAATTTCCTATACATTCAATGCGTCTGATTTAGGTGGCAAGAACCTTGTAACTTTTGAGGAACTTTACGACCTTTCCAATGAGGACGAGCCTGTAAAGGTGGCTGAACACAAGGACATTGACGACGAGGGACAGACTGTGCTTATCACAGAGCGTATCATCTCTATCCATACCACAGCGACCAGCGAGGACGGAAAGAAAGAGATTGAAGCTGGAAAAGACGTGACAATCATTGATACCGTTACTCTTGACGGCTTGGAAATCGGCACAAAGTATCAGCTCAAAGGCTGGCAGATGATTAAGGACGAAAATGCAGAACTTATCATCAATGGTGAACGTGTCGAGAATGACTATACCTTTACTGCCGACAGTGAAAGCATGGAAGTCCAGATTGCCTTTACATTCGACGCTTCCGAGCTTGGCGGGAAAGAACTTGTGACCTTTGAGGAATTATACGATTTGAGCAATCCAGATGAACCGACTAAGGTTACAGAGCATAAGGACATTGAGGACGACGGGCAGACGGTGACAATCACAGAAGTACCAGAAACACCGGAAGAACCAACAGAACCGGAACAGCCGACCACACCAGATACACCGAACAAGACAACAGACGCTCCAAAGACAGGCGATAATACAAACATTGCCTTATTCTTAGGGCTTCTTGTTCTCTCTGGTGCAGGCGTGGCAGGAACATATTTCTTCAAGCGTAGACGTTCATAA
- a CDS encoding VanZ family protein produces MLLMLIIPIILTVAPVMVYQTVMLLGKKKSTSTHYVWTYIMMIYIWLVISVTGIGSIWDMISKGGLIATFQQANISLIPFQSEGMFTYCMNVIMLMPLGFLLPYIWKNFRNPLKVALTGFSFSIFIEFAQLPTNRLVDIDDLMMNTLGAILGYVVWKMIGKYFFNKKEEQRTTSLGKCEPVIYLSLACICNFLLYNWTWFF; encoded by the coding sequence ATGCTTTTAATGTTAATTATTCCAATTATTTTAACCGTAGCCCCAGTAATGGTATATCAAACAGTCATGTTACTAGGTAAGAAAAAGTCTACATCTACACATTATGTATGGACATATATTATGATGATTTATATATGGCTTGTTATTTCTGTTACTGGAATAGGCTCTATATGGGATATGATTTCAAAAGGTGGGTTGATAGCTACTTTTCAACAGGCTAATATTAGTTTGATACCTTTTCAATCAGAGGGTATGTTCACATATTGTATGAACGTAATCATGCTTATGCCTTTAGGTTTCTTACTTCCTTATATTTGGAAGAACTTTAGAAATCCTTTGAAAGTAGCTTTAACAGGTTTTTCATTTTCTATCTTTATTGAATTTGCACAGTTACCAACTAACAGGTTAGTGGATATTGATGATTTAATGATGAATACATTAGGTGCAATTTTAGGCTATGTAGTATGGAAAATGATAGGAAAATATTTTTTCAATAAGAAAGAAGAACAACGCACTACTTCATTGGGAAAATGTGAGCCTGTTATTTATTTATCTTTAGCCTGTATCTGTAATTTCCTGTTATATAATTGGACATGGTTTTTTTAA
- a CDS encoding DUF961 domain-containing protein encodes MKLKYIVPNMAQTFGNLEFAGENDVEQQRVNGRFVPVTRSYNLYSDIQRADDIIVVLPAKTGEKRFKYEQKVKLVNPKITAEGKNVRGRGYTNYILTADDMLPVEESK; translated from the coding sequence ATGAAATTGAAATATATCGTGCCTAACATGGCACAGACTTTTGGTAACTTGGAGTTTGCAGGAGAAAATGACGTGGAGCAACAGCGTGTCAATGGTCGCTTTGTCCCCGTAACGAGAAGTTATAACCTGTATTCCGACATTCAGAGAGCCGACGACATTATCGTGGTGCTTCCCGCAAAGACTGGGGAGAAGCGTTTCAAGTATGAGCAGAAAGTCAAGCTCGTCAATCCTAAGATTACCGCCGAGGGAAAGAACGTGCGAGGTCGTGGCTACACAAACTATATCTTAACGGCTGATGATATGCTTCCAGTCGAGGAAAGTAAGTAA